A region from the Achromobacter seleniivolatilans genome encodes:
- a CDS encoding TRAP transporter small permease — MRRFLDSLYGAAGLLAGLCTIGVLVSVLAAIIARQLGLNIPGTDAYAGYFMAAAGFLALASTFKHGEHIRVTLLLNSLAPAGSRRLDIFALGVGCLLAANFAFFSVKLTYDSWVFNDISTSNDATPLWIPQISMAVGTVLFLIALLDELVRRSRGLAAATSQQTHE, encoded by the coding sequence ATGCGCCGCTTTCTAGATAGTCTTTACGGCGCGGCCGGCCTGCTGGCCGGCTTGTGCACGATAGGCGTGCTGGTGTCGGTGCTGGCGGCAATCATTGCCCGCCAGCTTGGCCTGAACATACCCGGCACCGATGCGTACGCCGGGTATTTCATGGCCGCCGCCGGATTCCTGGCTCTGGCCAGCACATTCAAGCACGGCGAGCACATCCGTGTAACGCTGCTGCTGAACTCGCTGGCGCCTGCCGGCAGCCGGCGCCTGGACATATTTGCGCTGGGGGTCGGCTGCCTGCTGGCCGCCAACTTCGCATTCTTCAGCGTCAAGCTGACCTATGACTCTTGGGTGTTCAACGACATTTCCACGTCCAACGACGCCACGCCGCTCTGGATTCCGCAGATCAGCATGGCGGTGGGCACGGTGCTGTTCCTGATTGCGCTCCTGGACGAACTGGTCCGGCGCTCACGCGGCCTGGCCGCCGCTACTTCGCAGCAAACCCATGAATGA
- a CDS encoding ABC transporter ATP-binding protein: MLKVENLSVSYGGVQAVRGVSLEVRKGEIAALLGANGAGKSSTLLAIIGSVKPKEGRVVFEGRDITGTPPDKLVTQGISMIPEGARVFARQPVEQNLRLGAYTVRDERVYRERLERVYTLFPRLKERREQLAGTMSGGERQMLAIGRALMSGPRLLLIDEPSLGLSPLLVEQVFDALAALNREGGLSVLLVEQNMAQALEIASRAYVMQSARIALSGDAAELAASDEVRKAYLGM; this comes from the coding sequence ATGCTGAAAGTAGAAAACCTGAGCGTCTCTTATGGGGGCGTGCAGGCGGTGCGCGGCGTATCGCTGGAAGTGCGCAAGGGCGAGATTGCGGCATTGCTGGGCGCCAATGGCGCAGGCAAGTCCAGCACCTTGCTGGCCATTATTGGCTCCGTCAAACCCAAGGAAGGCCGCGTGGTTTTTGAAGGGCGCGACATTACCGGAACGCCGCCCGACAAGCTTGTGACGCAAGGTATTTCGATGATTCCGGAAGGCGCGCGCGTGTTTGCGCGTCAGCCGGTTGAACAGAACCTGCGCTTGGGCGCGTACACGGTGCGCGACGAGCGCGTCTATCGCGAACGGCTGGAACGCGTCTACACGCTGTTTCCCCGCTTGAAGGAACGGCGCGAGCAGTTGGCGGGCACGATGTCGGGCGGGGAGCGGCAGATGCTGGCCATCGGCCGGGCCTTGATGAGCGGTCCGCGCCTGCTTCTGATCGATGAACCCAGTCTGGGTTTGTCGCCGTTGCTGGTGGAGCAGGTATTTGACGCGCTGGCGGCGTTAAACCGCGAAGGCGGTTTGTCGGTATTGCTGGTCGAGCAGAACATGGCCCAGGCACTCGAGATCGCGTCACGCGCCTACGTCATGCAAAGCGCGCGCATAGCACTTTCCGGCGACGCCGCCGAACTCGCCGCATCCGACGAGGTCCGGAAAGCCTATCTGGGCATGTAG
- a CDS encoding branched-chain amino acid ABC transporter permease, whose translation MFEALSAGLFNGLIYAAVAVGLALIWGITDVINFAHGEFLMLGMYAAYWLYTLGHIDPTLSAPLVAIVLAFVGFLTYALIIRRLQKGPPMAVILATFGLGLVLRQLAFIAFSPDYRSLPDTLVSGSVTVAGISLGRPQVVTGLIALVVVVALFVLVYRTRWGHALQAVAEDRQVAALVGISPDRVNAQVWMLGSAAVGLAGALLTTFFYVFPSVGTVFGLLAFVAVCMGGFGSLPGAFIAGILIGIIEAMTGYFVAPALKTVSVFILFILVLWYRPRGLFGRW comes from the coding sequence ATGTTTGAAGCTCTCTCGGCAGGCCTGTTCAACGGCCTGATCTATGCCGCGGTGGCGGTGGGGCTGGCGCTGATCTGGGGCATTACCGACGTCATCAATTTCGCCCACGGCGAATTCCTGATGTTGGGTATGTATGCCGCCTATTGGCTCTATACCCTGGGTCATATCGACCCCACACTGTCGGCGCCACTGGTGGCCATTGTGCTCGCCTTTGTCGGCTTTCTGACCTATGCGCTTATTATCCGGCGCTTGCAGAAAGGGCCGCCCATGGCGGTGATCCTGGCCACCTTCGGCCTGGGTCTGGTACTGCGCCAGCTGGCCTTCATTGCCTTCAGCCCCGACTACCGCAGCCTGCCTGACACCTTGGTGTCCGGCAGCGTCACGGTGGCGGGTATTTCGTTGGGCCGGCCCCAGGTCGTGACCGGTCTGATCGCGCTGGTGGTCGTCGTTGCGCTCTTCGTGCTGGTATACCGCACGCGTTGGGGCCACGCGCTGCAAGCGGTGGCCGAGGACCGGCAGGTGGCGGCACTGGTGGGTATTTCGCCCGACCGCGTCAACGCCCAGGTCTGGATGTTGGGCAGTGCAGCCGTGGGTCTGGCTGGCGCTTTGCTCACGACGTTCTTCTATGTGTTTCCGTCCGTGGGCACGGTGTTCGGCCTGTTGGCCTTCGTAGCGGTCTGCATGGGCGGCTTTGGCTCTTTGCCCGGTGCCTTTATCGCGGGCATTCTGATCGGCATCATCGAGGCCATGACGGGGTATTTCGTCGCGCCGGCGCTGAAGACCGTCAGCGTGTTCATCCTGTTCATTCTGGTTCTCTGGTATCGGCCGCGCGGCCTGTTCGGGCGGTGGTGA
- a CDS encoding LysR family transcriptional regulator — MIDLRNIETFFWVATLGGFRAAAEKLNATQPAISQRIASLESDLGVRLFDRDARGIKLTGKGRELLSHAERMLQLRRDMQEAAAAQSVMSGTLRLGVSETIVHTWLPTLMEYLHDAYPALMVEIQVDTTTMLKSQLASRQIDLAFLLGPMEEPRVENLYLCNYPLSWVASPKLKVGRQPISLKRLAEWPVITYSSTTDPHRAVRQLLLQAGVESPRMYGSSALSVIVRMAQDGIGTAVIAPVILHKELERGELRILEVKAPALPPLHYTACWMQGPDSQIPRVVAEAAQQIAREEALRHPAKP; from the coding sequence ATGATCGATTTACGCAATATCGAGACGTTTTTCTGGGTGGCCACCTTGGGCGGATTCCGCGCGGCCGCAGAAAAGCTGAATGCCACCCAACCCGCCATTTCTCAACGTATCGCCTCGTTGGAATCAGACCTGGGCGTGCGTCTGTTTGATCGTGACGCGCGCGGTATCAAGCTGACCGGCAAGGGCCGAGAACTGTTGTCGCATGCCGAACGCATGTTGCAATTGCGGCGCGACATGCAAGAAGCCGCCGCCGCGCAAAGCGTGATGAGCGGTACGCTGCGCTTGGGCGTGTCCGAGACCATCGTCCACACCTGGTTGCCGACGTTGATGGAATATCTGCATGACGCCTATCCGGCGTTGATGGTCGAGATCCAGGTAGACACGACCACCATGCTGAAGTCGCAGCTGGCTTCACGCCAGATTGATCTGGCGTTTTTGCTGGGCCCGATGGAAGAACCCCGGGTAGAAAACCTGTATCTGTGCAACTACCCGCTTAGCTGGGTCGCCAGCCCCAAGCTGAAAGTCGGCCGGCAGCCGATCAGCCTGAAACGGCTGGCCGAGTGGCCCGTCATTACCTATTCGTCCACCACCGACCCGCACCGCGCGGTGCGCCAGCTGCTGCTACAGGCGGGCGTGGAGTCGCCCCGCATGTATGGCAGTTCGGCGTTAAGCGTGATTGTGCGGATGGCGCAGGACGGCATAGGCACCGCGGTCATCGCGCCAGTCATCTTGCACAAGGAGCTGGAACGCGGAGAGCTGCGTATCCTGGAGGTCAAGGCGCCCGCTTTGCCGCCGCTGCACTACACCGCCTGCTGGATGCAGGGCCCGGATAGTCAGATTCCGCGAGTCGTGGCCGAAGCCGCGCAGCAAATTGCGCGTGAAGAGGCACTGCGCCATCCGGCAAAACCCTGA
- a CDS encoding ABC transporter ATP-binding protein, with protein sequence MALLDVNNLTKRFGGLVANKDISLSVNAGEIVAIIGPNGAGKSTLFNGLVGHHEPTSGTVMFDGQSMIGRRPEQVAAMGLVRTYQIPRSFGQMTVLENAMVGALLRHPRLPDARRESARVLDLVGLSDRANVKAADLNVAGQKRVELARALATEPRMLLLDEVAGGLNPAEAIALAEILRGIHTAGVTLIIVEHVLEVVMRLAQRVLVLNFGQMIAEGAPQDIVRNPAVIEAYLGRKHRA encoded by the coding sequence GTGGCTCTTCTGGACGTTAACAATCTGACCAAGCGCTTTGGCGGCTTGGTAGCAAACAAAGATATTTCCCTGTCAGTCAACGCCGGTGAGATCGTTGCCATCATTGGCCCCAACGGGGCGGGCAAGAGCACCTTGTTCAATGGCCTGGTCGGCCATCATGAGCCCACCTCGGGCACGGTGATGTTCGACGGTCAATCGATGATCGGTCGCCGTCCGGAGCAGGTCGCCGCGATGGGGCTGGTGCGCACCTATCAGATCCCGCGCAGCTTCGGCCAGATGACGGTGCTTGAAAACGCCATGGTCGGCGCGCTGCTGCGGCATCCCCGGCTGCCCGATGCCCGGCGCGAGTCGGCGCGAGTGCTAGATCTGGTCGGTCTGTCGGATCGTGCCAACGTGAAAGCGGCCGACCTGAATGTGGCAGGGCAGAAGCGGGTGGAGCTGGCGCGTGCGCTGGCGACTGAACCGCGCATGCTGCTGCTGGACGAGGTTGCGGGCGGTTTAAACCCCGCCGAAGCCATCGCGCTGGCCGAGATCCTTCGGGGCATTCATACCGCAGGCGTGACGCTCATCATCGTTGAACACGTGCTGGAAGTCGTGATGCGTCTGGCGCAACGGGTGCTGGTGCTGAATTTTGGCCAGATGATCGCCGAGGGGGCTCCGCAAGATATCGTGCGCAACCCGGCCGTGATCGAAGCCTATCTGGGGAGAAAGCATCGTGCCTGA
- a CDS encoding amidase, whose protein sequence is MASTLNDLSLALREGRVSSVELTEAALARAQDQAGEGARVFTRLYAESALAQARASDTLRAAGITRSVVDGLPISIKDLFDIEGETTMAGSVAREGEPAAEENAEVVQRLIAAGAVIIGRTNMTEFAYSGLGINPHYGTPLNPYDRATGRIPGGSSSGAAVSVADGMAVAGIGSDTGGSVRIPAALCGLTGFKPSAWRVSMTGVLPLSANLDSIGPIAASVRCCAELDAILSGDGGPVPEALPVRGLRLAIPSTLVLDAMEKHVADSFAAAVASLKAAGALVDEIAIPEFAELGAINSKGGFTAAEAWAWHRGLIARAGKRYDPRVVSRIMRGQDMSAADYLDLLDAREAWVAAVDHRIAGYDALIMPTTPIVAPSVADLSASDEAYYAANGLILRNPTLINFLDGCALSLPCHAKGSAPVGLMISGSNGADRRILAVGLAVEALLAGR, encoded by the coding sequence ATGGCTTCGACCCTGAATGATCTGAGCTTGGCGCTGCGCGAGGGCCGCGTGAGCTCTGTAGAACTGACCGAGGCGGCCCTGGCGCGCGCCCAGGACCAGGCGGGCGAGGGCGCCCGCGTGTTCACCAGGCTGTACGCCGAATCGGCGCTGGCTCAGGCGCGCGCATCCGACACGCTGCGCGCTGCCGGCATCACCCGCTCGGTGGTGGATGGCTTGCCAATCAGCATCAAAGACTTGTTCGACATCGAAGGCGAGACCACGATGGCGGGTTCGGTGGCCCGTGAAGGCGAACCCGCCGCCGAGGAAAATGCAGAAGTCGTGCAACGCCTGATCGCGGCGGGCGCCGTGATCATCGGCCGCACCAATATGACCGAATTCGCATACTCGGGCCTGGGCATCAACCCGCATTACGGCACGCCGCTGAACCCGTACGATCGCGCCACGGGCCGTATTCCTGGCGGTTCGTCCTCGGGGGCCGCCGTGTCGGTGGCTGATGGCATGGCAGTGGCCGGCATCGGTTCGGATACCGGCGGCTCGGTGCGCATTCCGGCTGCGTTGTGCGGCCTGACGGGCTTCAAGCCCAGCGCCTGGCGCGTGTCCATGACGGGCGTGCTGCCGCTGTCGGCCAACCTGGATTCCATTGGCCCCATCGCCGCCAGCGTCCGCTGCTGCGCGGAACTGGACGCCATTCTGTCGGGCGACGGCGGCCCGGTGCCGGAAGCCTTGCCTGTACGCGGCCTGCGTCTGGCGATTCCGTCCACACTGGTGCTGGACGCCATGGAAAAGCACGTGGCCGACAGCTTCGCTGCCGCCGTGGCCAGCCTGAAGGCTGCTGGCGCGCTGGTGGACGAAATCGCCATTCCGGAATTCGCGGAATTGGGCGCCATCAACAGCAAGGGCGGCTTTACTGCCGCAGAAGCGTGGGCCTGGCATCGCGGCCTGATCGCCCGCGCCGGCAAACGCTACGACCCGCGCGTGGTGTCGCGCATCATGCGCGGCCAAGATATGAGCGCGGCCGACTACCTTGACCTGCTGGATGCGCGTGAAGCCTGGGTCGCAGCCGTGGATCACCGTATTGCCGGTTACGACGCCCTGATCATGCCGACAACGCCCATCGTGGCGCCGTCCGTGGCTGACCTGTCGGCTTCCGACGAAGCCTATTACGCGGCAAACGGCCTGATCCTGCGCAACCCGACGCTGATCAACTTTTTGGATGGCTGCGCGCTGTCCTTGCCGTGCCACGCAAAGGGTTCGGCGCCGGTGGGCCTGATGATCTCCGGCAGCAACGGAGCCGACCGCCGCATTCTGGCGGTGGGTCTGGCGGTCGAGGCGCTGCTCGCCGGCCGTTGA
- a CDS encoding putative hydro-lyase has protein sequence MASDFAVRSSVALARQARLDARSGKLTGPTANLAPGHVQANLAILPRALAADFLHFCQRNPKPCPLLAMSEPGDPALPELGHDIDIRSDIPRYRVWKNGELVAEPTDVRDIWRDDLVSFLIGCSFSFEEAMLDNGLPVRHIEQGCNVPMYRTNVPTNAAGVFGGPLVVSMRPLKAADAIRAIQVTSRFPSVHGAPVHIGDPALIGIADINRPDYGDPVEIRAGELPVFWACGVTPQSVVAAVRPEFCITHAPGHMLVTDLINSRMAIL, from the coding sequence ATGGCATCGGATTTTGCAGTTCGCAGCAGTGTGGCGCTGGCCCGGCAAGCGCGGCTGGACGCCCGCAGCGGCAAGTTGACCGGTCCCACCGCGAATCTGGCCCCTGGCCACGTGCAAGCCAATCTGGCGATTCTGCCGCGCGCACTGGCGGCGGACTTTCTGCATTTCTGCCAGCGCAATCCCAAGCCTTGCCCGTTGCTTGCCATGTCCGAGCCGGGTGACCCCGCGCTGCCGGAATTGGGGCATGACATTGATATCCGCAGCGACATTCCCCGTTACCGCGTCTGGAAGAACGGCGAACTGGTGGCGGAGCCCACTGACGTGCGCGACATCTGGCGCGACGATCTGGTGTCGTTCCTGATCGGTTGCTCGTTCTCGTTTGAAGAGGCCATGCTGGATAACGGCTTGCCCGTGCGCCACATCGAACAAGGTTGCAATGTTCCGATGTATCGCACCAACGTGCCGACGAATGCAGCCGGTGTCTTCGGCGGTCCGCTAGTGGTGTCCATGCGCCCCTTGAAAGCGGCCGATGCCATCCGCGCCATTCAGGTCACATCGCGTTTTCCGTCGGTGCACGGGGCGCCCGTGCACATTGGGGACCCCGCGTTGATCGGGATTGCCGACATCAACCGGCCGGATTATGGTGATCCGGTTGAGATTCGCGCAGGCGAGTTGCCGGTGTTCTGGGCTTGCGGAGTCACGCCGCAATCGGTGGTGGCGGCGGTGCGCCCTGAATTCTGCATCACGCATGCGCCAGGTCATATGCTCGTTACCGATCTGATCAACAGCCGCATGGCGATTCTTTGA
- a CDS encoding porin — MKRITLSLAIAGLGLAAGTASAETSVTLYGIADVSIRYLSTSAGSVGQDGSRVSMENGAISNSRWGMRGSEDLGNGNRAFFRLENNFNLQNGRSGDPSKTFGRMAYIGLDGGQIGQLTLGLQNTPMFDMLADHFDPLTVGNYDQNAWLPAAMSRVRTNNMTKYSNTIGDLSMALSWANGESWEDHKAGQQYGASLRYMVGKLGLGAAYQQTYDGANSDLRQRVWNLNASYQFDGAKVFAGYFNGRDETGWVNAVMGGTTTASLDRKDNGYFVGATWQATPRWAITGAGYYDQSKNVVEDGDKGKRYALVAVAEYSLSKRSQLYGTVDWNKVSSAASGEIAGKNHQLGAAVGFRHIF, encoded by the coding sequence GTGAAACGTATTACCTTATCGCTCGCCATTGCAGGCCTGGGTCTGGCTGCTGGCACCGCTTCCGCTGAAACCAGCGTCACGCTGTACGGCATCGCCGACGTCAGCATCCGTTATTTGAGCACCAGCGCGGGCAGCGTTGGTCAGGATGGCAGCCGCGTGTCGATGGAAAACGGCGCTATTTCCAACAGCCGCTGGGGTATGCGCGGCTCGGAAGATCTGGGCAACGGCAACCGTGCCTTCTTCCGTTTGGAAAACAACTTCAATCTGCAAAACGGCAGAAGCGGCGATCCTTCCAAGACGTTCGGCCGTATGGCCTACATAGGACTGGATGGCGGCCAGATCGGTCAACTGACCTTGGGTCTGCAAAACACGCCGATGTTCGACATGCTGGCCGATCACTTCGACCCGCTGACCGTCGGTAACTACGACCAGAACGCCTGGTTGCCCGCCGCCATGTCGCGCGTGCGCACCAACAATATGACCAAGTACTCCAACACGATTGGCGACTTGTCCATGGCGCTGTCGTGGGCCAACGGCGAAAGCTGGGAAGACCACAAGGCCGGCCAGCAATACGGCGCCAGCCTGCGCTACATGGTCGGCAAGCTCGGTCTGGGCGCGGCCTACCAGCAAACGTATGACGGCGCCAATTCCGATCTGCGCCAGCGCGTCTGGAACTTGAACGCGTCCTATCAGTTTGACGGCGCCAAGGTGTTTGCCGGCTACTTCAACGGCCGCGACGAAACCGGCTGGGTCAATGCTGTCATGGGCGGCACGACCACTGCCAGCCTGGACCGCAAGGACAACGGCTACTTCGTCGGCGCGACCTGGCAGGCCACGCCGCGCTGGGCAATTACCGGCGCTGGCTACTACGACCAAAGCAAGAACGTGGTCGAAGATGGTGACAAGGGCAAGCGTTACGCACTGGTTGCGGTCGCCGAGTACTCGCTGTCCAAGCGTTCGCAGCTCTACGGCACCGTGGACTGGAACAAGGTCAGCAGTGCAGCCAGCGGCGAAATCGCAGGCAAAAATCACCAGCTCGGCGCAGCTGTGGGCTTCCGCCACATCTTCTAA
- a CDS encoding branched-chain amino acid ABC transporter permease: MTTQKIDTSSSGVPKWPILAALAATVVMALVPLVVTDSFTLQVLLLAIMFGALGACWNLVGGFLGRISFGHSVFVGVGGYTTLLLLHHLKLTPLLGIPLGGVISAALAWLVGGPTLRLSGHYFAMATIALLQIGLLLLINWQWAGGAVGLEAPIGDAAWMLLFRSKVPYYLIAVGLAFLTFCATFFLVHSKTGFYWRAINGDEAAARSLGVPADRYKMLAFVMSAGMTGVWGGFFAMYVGFIDPESMFSLTMSVQVVLVTILGGVGTLIGPWLGAAVLLPLSEGTRVLWGSSGLGLDLLIFGLAILLVTMFLPGGLVTLRRRRGSSGR; encoded by the coding sequence ATGACGACACAGAAAATCGATACAAGCTCTTCGGGCGTGCCCAAGTGGCCGATCCTCGCGGCGCTTGCCGCCACAGTGGTGATGGCGCTGGTGCCGCTGGTCGTGACCGACTCCTTCACCTTGCAAGTGCTGTTGCTGGCCATCATGTTCGGCGCGCTGGGCGCGTGCTGGAATCTGGTTGGCGGCTTCTTGGGCCGTATTTCTTTCGGACACAGCGTATTCGTCGGAGTGGGCGGCTATACCACCTTGCTGCTGCTGCACCATTTGAAGCTCACGCCTTTGCTGGGCATTCCGCTGGGCGGGGTGATCAGTGCGGCGCTGGCTTGGCTGGTGGGCGGACCGACGCTGCGTTTGTCGGGCCATTACTTTGCGATGGCTACGATTGCGCTCTTGCAGATCGGCCTGCTGCTGTTGATCAACTGGCAATGGGCGGGCGGCGCGGTCGGGCTGGAAGCGCCTATCGGCGACGCGGCGTGGATGCTGCTGTTCCGCAGCAAAGTGCCGTATTACCTGATCGCAGTGGGTCTGGCGTTCCTGACGTTTTGCGCGACGTTTTTCCTGGTGCATTCCAAGACTGGCTTTTACTGGCGGGCCATCAACGGCGACGAGGCGGCAGCGCGCAGCCTGGGCGTTCCGGCGGATCGCTACAAGATGCTGGCCTTTGTGATGTCGGCAGGGATGACGGGCGTGTGGGGCGGCTTCTTCGCCATGTATGTGGGCTTCATCGATCCGGAATCCATGTTCAGCCTGACCATGTCGGTGCAGGTGGTGCTGGTCACCATTCTGGGCGGCGTGGGCACCTTGATCGGACCTTGGCTGGGCGCGGCGGTATTGCTGCCCTTGTCGGAAGGCACACGCGTGCTGTGGGGGAGTTCGGGCCTGGGCCTGGATTTGCTGATTTTTGGCCTGGCGATTCTGCTGGTCACGATGTTCTTGCCAGGCGGGCTGGTGACTTTAAGGAGGCGCCGTGGCTCTTCTGGACGTTAA
- a CDS encoding TRAP transporter large permease translates to MNELLVVTLLVVSIFVLLGCGVWVGLTLAGTAWIGMEIFSSRPAGDAMAVTIWGASSSWTLTALPLFLWMGEILFRTRLSEDLFKGLAPWLNRLPGRLLHTNVIGCAIFAAVSGSSAATCATVGKMTIPELTRRGYPEEKILGTLSGAGTLGLLIPPSIIMIVYGVAADVSIAKLFIAGIVPGILLALLFSGYIAWWAIRNPGQVPAADPGLTFMEKLSRSRHLIPVMLLIGAVLGSIYTGIATATEAAAVGVVGALILSALQGSLNLSTFKQSLLGATRLYCMIALILAGAQFLTLAMGYIGLPRALAEWIGGLGLSQFWLIMALMVFFIILGCFLDGISIVVLTMGVLLPTVQAAGIDLIWFGIFIVFVVEMAQITPPVGFNLFVLSGMSGRELPYIAKASLPMFFLMILAVLLLYAIPGIATWLPLHMTL, encoded by the coding sequence ATGAATGAACTTCTCGTCGTTACCTTATTGGTCGTCTCGATCTTCGTCCTGCTGGGCTGCGGGGTCTGGGTCGGCCTGACGCTGGCGGGCACGGCCTGGATCGGCATGGAAATTTTCTCCAGCCGCCCGGCGGGCGACGCGATGGCCGTCACGATCTGGGGCGCATCGTCCAGCTGGACCTTGACGGCCCTGCCGCTCTTTCTGTGGATGGGAGAAATCCTGTTCCGCACCCGCTTGTCCGAAGACCTGTTCAAAGGGCTTGCGCCTTGGCTGAACCGGCTGCCCGGACGCCTGCTGCACACCAACGTCATAGGCTGCGCGATTTTCGCGGCCGTGTCGGGGTCGTCGGCGGCTACCTGCGCCACGGTTGGCAAGATGACCATTCCCGAGCTGACCCGCCGCGGCTACCCCGAGGAAAAAATCCTGGGCACGCTGTCTGGCGCGGGCACCTTGGGTCTGCTGATACCGCCGTCGATCATCATGATCGTCTACGGGGTGGCTGCGGACGTCTCGATCGCCAAATTGTTCATCGCAGGCATCGTACCGGGCATCCTTCTGGCACTGCTGTTCAGCGGCTACATCGCCTGGTGGGCGATCCGCAATCCGGGCCAGGTGCCCGCTGCCGATCCCGGCCTGACGTTCATGGAAAAGCTGTCGCGGTCGCGCCACCTGATCCCTGTGATGCTGCTGATCGGCGCAGTGCTCGGTTCGATCTACACCGGCATCGCCACGGCCACGGAAGCGGCTGCGGTGGGCGTGGTAGGCGCGCTGATCCTGTCGGCGCTGCAAGGCTCGTTGAACCTGTCCACCTTCAAGCAATCGCTGCTGGGCGCGACCCGGCTGTATTGCATGATTGCATTGATCCTGGCGGGCGCGCAGTTCCTGACGCTTGCCATGGGTTATATCGGCCTGCCCCGCGCATTGGCCGAGTGGATCGGCGGATTGGGCTTGTCGCAGTTCTGGCTGATCATGGCGCTGATGGTGTTCTTCATCATCTTGGGCTGCTTTTTGGATGGCATTTCGATCGTCGTGCTGACGATGGGCGTGCTGCTGCCAACCGTGCAAGCGGCGGGTATCGACCTGATCTGGTTCGGTATTTTCATCGTATTCGTGGTGGAAATGGCACAGATCACTCCCCCGGTAGGCTTCAATCTGTTCGTGCTGTCAGGCATGAGCGGACGCGAATTGCCTTATATCGCAAAGGCGTCGCTGCCGATGTTCTTCTTGATGATTCTGGCCGTGCTGCTGCTGTACGCCATCCCTGGAATCGCCACCTGGCTACCGTTGCACATGACCCTGTAG
- a CDS encoding ABC transporter substrate-binding protein, translating to MKMKLIAGVAASLALLTAVPAQAQEKTVRIGAIYPLSGALASTGAEIKAAVELAVDIINNPHPELEGIPLAAGSGLPKLGGAKIEVVFGDSQGKPEVGLADAQRLIDQEKVVALTGAYQSAVTKTASRIAEQRGIPYLNGESSSPDLTERGYKWFFRTSPNDDTFVENMMQFLDGIKAVPTTKIAVVYENTDFGVNTYKAVEKFAKQYKREVVANIAYSAGSASVTAEVQKLAAAKADVAIFASYTSDAMLFVRTMRESKYAPPVLLANDAGFIDSRFVQEVGPQVQGVLTRDVWGNDVAAAKAGLKKINDMYKAKTGKDLNGNNARSMQGVLVLADAINRAGSTDPEAIRKALAATDLGEAQVAMPWAGVQFDAKGQNTKGSGLILELKGSSYQTVWPEKYRTDKSLPTLPFAWK from the coding sequence ATGAAGATGAAGCTCATTGCGGGTGTCGCCGCGAGTCTGGCGCTGTTGACTGCGGTGCCTGCGCAAGCGCAGGAAAAGACCGTGCGTATCGGCGCGATCTATCCGCTGTCGGGCGCCTTGGCGTCCACCGGCGCTGAAATCAAGGCGGCCGTGGAATTGGCCGTCGACATCATCAACAATCCGCATCCCGAGCTTGAAGGGATTCCGCTTGCCGCCGGCAGCGGGCTGCCCAAATTGGGCGGCGCCAAGATCGAAGTCGTGTTTGGCGATTCGCAGGGCAAGCCCGAAGTGGGCCTGGCTGACGCGCAGCGCCTGATCGATCAGGAAAAAGTGGTGGCACTCACCGGCGCCTATCAATCTGCCGTGACGAAGACGGCCAGCCGTATTGCTGAACAGCGTGGCATTCCTTACCTGAACGGCGAATCCAGCAGCCCGGATCTGACCGAGCGCGGCTACAAGTGGTTCTTCCGCACGTCGCCCAACGACGACACTTTCGTCGAAAACATGATGCAGTTCCTGGACGGCATCAAGGCGGTCCCGACGACCAAGATCGCCGTGGTGTATGAAAACACCGACTTCGGCGTGAACACCTACAAGGCCGTTGAAAAATTCGCCAAGCAATACAAGCGCGAAGTCGTGGCCAACATCGCCTATAGCGCGGGTTCGGCTTCGGTGACGGCAGAAGTGCAGAAACTGGCCGCAGCCAAGGCCGATGTGGCGATCTTTGCCAGCTACACGTCTGACGCCATGCTGTTTGTCCGCACCATGCGCGAAAGCAAGTACGCGCCGCCGGTGCTGCTGGCCAACGACGCCGGGTTCATCGATTCGCGCTTTGTGCAGGAAGTGGGCCCGCAAGTGCAGGGCGTGCTGACGCGCGACGTGTGGGGCAATGACGTTGCCGCCGCCAAGGCTGGCCTGAAGAAAATCAACGACATGTACAAGGCCAAGACGGGCAAAGACCTGAATGGCAACAACGCGCGTTCGATGCAAGGCGTGCTGGTGCTGGCCGATGCCATCAACCGTGCTGGCTCGACCGATCCCGAGGCGATCCGCAAGGCGCTGGCCGCAACCGACCTGGGCGAAGCGCAAGTCGCGATGCCCTGGGCGGGCGTGCAGTTCGATGCCAAGGGCCAGAACACCAAGGGTTCCGGCCTGATTCTGGAACTGAAGGGGTCGTCCTACCAGACCGTCTGGCCCGAGAAGTACCGTACGGACAAGAGCCTGCCCACGCTGCCGTTCGCCTGGAAGTAA